One Isoptericola dokdonensis DS-3 genomic window, CCCGCAAGCTCGCCGAGGCGTACCCGGTCGAGCTGGTCAACTCCGTGAACCCCGACCGGATCGAGGGTCAGAAGACGGCGGCGTTCGAGGTCGTGGACGCCCTCGGCGACGCCCCCGACATCCACGCGCTGCCGGTCGGCAACGCCGGGAACATCACGGCCTACTGGAAGGGCTACCGGGAGTACGCGGGCATCGCCACCAGCGAGTCCGGCCCGGGGGCCGCGCCGGTCGCCGTCGCGACCCGCACCCCCGCGATGTGGGGCTTCCAGGCCGCGGGTGCCGCGCCGATCGTCAAGGGCCACCCGGTGGACCCCGAGACCATCGCCACCGCGATCCGCATCGGCAACCCGGCGTCGTGGGCGCAGGCCGAGGCCGCGCGCGACGAGTCCGGCGGCGTCATCGAGGCCGTGACGGACGACGAGATCCTCGCCGCGCACCGCGTGCTGTCCGCCGAGGTCGGCGTGTTCGTCGAGCCCGCGTCGGCCGCCGGCGTCGCCGGCCTGCTGTCCCGCGCCGAGCGCGGCCTGGTCCCCGCCGGGGCGCGCGTGGTCGTGACCGTCACCGGCCACGGCCTCAAGGACCCGCAGTGGGCGCTGCGCACGCCGGACGGCGGCGACGTCGTCCCGACGCGCGTGTCGGCGGACGTCGTGTCCGTCGCGGACGCCCTCGGGCTGGAGTGACATGAGGCTCGGCGCCGACCGCGTCCACGTCCGCGTCCCCGCCACCAGCGCCAACCTGGGGCCGGGCTTCGACGCGCTGGGCCTGGCGCTCGGCATCCACGACGAGGTGGAGGTGCGGCTCGTCGCCAGCGACGAGATCACGGTCGAGGTCGTCGGCGAGGGGGCGGGGGAGGTGCCCGGCGGCGCCGACCACCTGGTGGTGCGGGCGCTGCAGCACACGCTCGAGCTGGCGGGGGCGCCGCTGACGGGCCTGCACATGCGGTGCGTGAACCGCATCCCGCACGGTCGCGGGCTGGGGTCGTCGGCCGCGGCGGTCGTGTCGGGGATCGTGGCGGCCCGCGGCCTGCTCGCCGACCCGGGCGCGCTGGACCTCGCCACGATGCTGCGCGTCGCGACGGAGTTCGAGGGGCACCCCGACAACGCCGCGCCGGCGCTGCGCGGCGGCGCGACGGTCGCCTGGATCGGTGCCCAGGGCCCGCGGGCCGTCGACCTGGAGATCGACCCGCGCATCTCGGCGACGGTGCTCGTGCCGGACGTGCGGCTCGCGACCAGCCGGGCGCGCGGCGTCCTGCCGGCGCAGGTCCCGCACGGCGACGCGGCGTTCACCGCGGGTCGGGCCGCCCTGCTCGTGGAGTCGCTCGCGCGGCGCCCCGAGCTCCTGCTGGACGCGACCGAGGACCGCCTGCACCAGGACTACCGGGCGGGCGTCATGGCGGGGACCTCCGAGCTGGTGCGCACGCTGCGGGGCCACGGGCTCGCCGCGACGGTCTCCGGTGCCGGTCCGACGGTGCTGGTCCTGACCACGCCCGCACAGGCGGAGGCGCTGGACGCGGTGCTCGCGGACACCGTGGACGCGGTCGCCGGGTGGCGCGCCGTCCGCCCCGGGATCGACAGGACCGGGGCGACGTCCAGCAGTGATAGCATGGCCTGAGCCTTCGGGACCGACCATGACGGCACACTCCCCGCTCGTGCAGCGCCTTCGCGCGCGGCAGACGGACCGAGGGGTCCGGCCCGCGGCGGCAGCTCCAGCGCCTCCCACGTGCCTGCCGAAGGCTGCCAGCAACCCCGTCAGCCGACGTCGTCGTACCACTGATGTGAGGTTCGCGTCCGGGTCGCACCTGCACCCGGCCGCCATCACTCGGTCCTGACGGGAGCATCCCCAGGACCGCAGACGAGGGGGAAGGGTCCTTCGTGACGAACAGCACCGACAACCTCAGCTCGATGAAGCTCGCCGAGCTGCAGGCCATGGCGTCCGAGATGGGCGTCAAGGGAACCAGCCGCATGCGCAAGGGCGACCTCGCCGACGCGATCCGCTCGCGTCGCGGGGGTTCGTCCTCCGCGCCGGCCGAGGGCTCCGCCCCGCGCCGCCGTGCGACGAGCGAGCCCGCCGTGGCGCCGGTCGCCGCGGCCACCGCCGAGGCACCGACCCTGCGGACCGACGCCGCCACCGAGGCGCCACAGCGCCGGCAGCGGCGCGCCGTCCGGCCGACCGGCGACGCGCCGGCGGCCGCGACCGAGGGGCGCGCCTCCGGCGAGCAGCAGCAGAAGCGGCAGGCCCCGCCGCGCGAGGAGCGCGAGGCGCGGCTCGCCGAGCTGGCCGAGGCGGTGGCCGCACCGCGCGAGCGGGGCCCGCGCCAGGACCAGGGCGCCGGCCGCCACCCGCAGGACGGGGACGAGCGCTCCGGCGACCGCGAGAACGGCCGGCAGTCCGGCAACCAGCAGGGCGGGCAGGGCAACCAGTCCGGCCAGGGCAACCAGGGCGGCAACCAGCAGGGCGGCCAGGGCCTGCGGGACGACGACCGTGGCTCGCGCCGCCGTCGCGGCCGTGACCGTGGTCGGGACCGCAAGCGCAACCGCGGCGGCCGCCCCGGCGCCCCGGACGTCGGCGTGGAGGAGGTCGAGGTCCGTGAGGACGACGTCCTCATCCCCGTCGCCGGCATCCTCGACATCCACGACAACTACGCGTTCGTGCGCACCAGCGGCTACCTGCCGGGCGCCAACGACGTCTACGTGACGATGAACCAGGTCAAGAAGGCCGGCATGCGTCGTGGTGACGCGGTCGTCGGCGCGATCCGCCAGCCGCGCGAGGGCGAGGAGCCGCTCACCGGGGGCTCGCAGAAGAACCCGCGCGGCAAGTTCGCCGCGCTGGTCCGCCTGGACACCGTCAACGGCATGGTGCCCGACGAGGCGCGGCAGCGTCCCGAGTTCAACAAGCTCACGCCGCTGTACCCGCAGGACCGGCTGCGCCTGGAGAACCCCGAGGCGACCCGCCTGACGCCGCGCGTCATCGACATCGTCGCGCCGATCGGCAAGGGCCAGCGCGGCCTCATCGTCGCGCCGCCCAAGGCCGGCAAGACGATCATCATGCAGCAGATCGCCAACGCGATCACGTCGAACAACCCCGAGGTCCACCTCATGGTGGTCCTGGTCGACGAGCGGCCCGAAGAGGTCACGGACATGGAGCGGACGGTCAAGGGCGAGGTCATCGCCTCGACGTTCGACCGCCCCGCGTCGGACCACACGGTCGTCGCCGAGCTCGCGATCGAGCGCGCCAAGCGTCTCGTCGAGCTGGGCCAGGACGTCGTGGTGCTGCTCGACTCGATCACCCGCCTCTCGCGTGCCTACAACCTGGCCGCGCCGGCGTCGGGCCGCATCCTGTCCGGTGGTGTGGACGCGGCGGCGCTCTACCCGCCGAAGCGCTTCTTCGGTGCCGCCCGCAACATCGAGAACGGCGGCTCGCTGACCATCCTCGGCT contains:
- the thrC gene encoding threonine synthase, translated to MPAHQWRGVITEYADRLPAHLTEKIVTLAEGGTPLVAAPVLSERTGAEVFVKVEGMNPTGSFKDRGMTTAMSAAAARGAKVVVCASTGNTSASAAAYATRAGMVCAVLVPDGKIAMGKLSQAVAHGARLLQVDGNFDDCLVVARKLAEAYPVELVNSVNPDRIEGQKTAAFEVVDALGDAPDIHALPVGNAGNITAYWKGYREYAGIATSESGPGAAPVAVATRTPAMWGFQAAGAAPIVKGHPVDPETIATAIRIGNPASWAQAEAARDESGGVIEAVTDDEILAAHRVLSAEVGVFVEPASAAGVAGLLSRAERGLVPAGARVVVTVTGHGLKDPQWALRTPDGGDVVPTRVSADVVSVADALGLE
- the thrB gene encoding homoserine kinase, whose translation is MRLGADRVHVRVPATSANLGPGFDALGLALGIHDEVEVRLVASDEITVEVVGEGAGEVPGGADHLVVRALQHTLELAGAPLTGLHMRCVNRIPHGRGLGSSAAAVVSGIVAARGLLADPGALDLATMLRVATEFEGHPDNAAPALRGGATVAWIGAQGPRAVDLEIDPRISATVLVPDVRLATSRARGVLPAQVPHGDAAFTAGRAALLVESLARRPELLLDATEDRLHQDYRAGVMAGTSELVRTLRGHGLAATVSGAGPTVLVLTTPAQAEALDAVLADTVDAVAGWRAVRPGIDRTGATSSSDSMA
- the rho gene encoding transcription termination factor Rho; the protein is MKLAELQAMASEMGVKGTSRMRKGDLADAIRSRRGGSSSAPAEGSAPRRRATSEPAVAPVAAATAEAPTLRTDAATEAPQRRQRRAVRPTGDAPAAATEGRASGEQQQKRQAPPREEREARLAELAEAVAAPRERGPRQDQGAGRHPQDGDERSGDRENGRQSGNQQGGQGNQSGQGNQGGNQQGGQGLRDDDRGSRRRRGRDRGRDRKRNRGGRPGAPDVGVEEVEVREDDVLIPVAGILDIHDNYAFVRTSGYLPGANDVYVTMNQVKKAGMRRGDAVVGAIRQPREGEEPLTGGSQKNPRGKFAALVRLDTVNGMVPDEARQRPEFNKLTPLYPQDRLRLENPEATRLTPRVIDIVAPIGKGQRGLIVAPPKAGKTIIMQQIANAITSNNPEVHLMVVLVDERPEEVTDMERTVKGEVIASTFDRPASDHTVVAELAIERAKRLVELGQDVVVLLDSITRLSRAYNLAAPASGRILSGGVDAAALYPPKRFFGAARNIENGGSLTILGSALVETGSKMDEVIFEEFKGTGNMELRLSRNLADKRIFPAVDVNASGTRREEILMSKDELGIVYKLRRVMGALDQQQAIELLLGKLKDTRTNVEFLLQVQKTTPAGLTTDRPGETI